From a single Sander vitreus isolate 19-12246 chromosome 4, sanVit1, whole genome shotgun sequence genomic region:
- the LOC144516652 gene encoding uncharacterized protein LOC144516652 has product MFINEELECVVCCCEYSRSDRVPRVLHCNHTFCAPCLEKMSKLDGSIRCVSCPLCRWITCTSVSLTLSGALWVNTDIWDQILEEQQWREQEAVEDFNITKTQLIETTLPNSRRSGFMSKLKKKFSCGLLQRREMDTC; this is encoded by the exons ATGTTCATAAACGAAGAGCTCGAGTGTGTCGTGTGCTGCTGCGAGTACTCACGCAGCGACCGGGTCCCGCGGGTCCTTCACTGCAACCACACTTTCTGCGCCCCCTGCCTGGAGAAAATGTCCAAACTGGATGGGAGCATCCGCTGTGTCTCCTGCCCTCTGTGCCGCTGGATTACCTGCACCTCAGTCAGCCTGACCCTGTCCGGGGCCCTGTGGGTCAACACGGATATCTGGGACCAAATTCTAGAGGAGCAGCAGTGGAGGGAGCAAGAAGCTGTGGAGGATTTCAACATCACAAAGACCCAACTCATTGAGACAACACT CCCTAATTCAAGACGCTCTGGTTTCATGTCTAAACTCAAAAAAAAGTTCAGCTGTGGGCTGCTGCAAAGACGAGAGATGGACACCTGTTGA
- the ube2j2 gene encoding ubiquitin-conjugating enzyme E2 J2 — translation MNSNGNKRAPTTATQRLKQDYLRIKKDPVPYICAEPLPSNILEWHYVVRGPEKTPYEGGYYHGKLIFPREFPFKPPSIYMITPNGRFKCNTRLCLSITDFHPDTWNPAWSVSTILTGLLSFMVEKGPTLGSIETSDYTKRQLSAQSLAFNLKDKVFCELFPDVVDEMKQKQKAQEELSARTQPLPLPDVVPDGDPQHAHYGLPALNGGPAPLGGANHVPGLQQANRNHGLLGGALANLFVIVGFAAFAYTVKYVLRSIAQE, via the exons ATGAACAGCAACGGGAATAAGAGAGCTCCAACCACAGCGACGCAGCGACTTAAGCAGGATTACCTCAGGATAAAAAAAGACCCTGTGCCTTACATCTGTGCAGAACCTCTACCCTCCAACATCCTAGAATG GCACTATGTAGTCAGAGGTCCTGAGAAAACGCCATATGAAG GAGGATATTATCATGGAAAACTCATATTTCCTCGGGAATTTCCTTTTAAACCACCAAGTATCTATATGATAACACCAAATGGGAGATTTAAGTGTAATACAAG GTTATGTTTGTCCATCACAGACTTCCATCCAGACACGTGGAACCCTGCGTGGTCCgtctccaccatcctcacagGTCTGCTCAGCTTCATGGTGGAGAAAGGCCCCACCCTCGGCAGCATTGAGACCTCTGACTACACA AAAAGACAGCTGTCAGCCCAAAGCCTGGCCTTCAACCTCAAGGATAAAGTGTTCTGTGAGCTGTTTCCTGATGTAGTCGAT GAGATGAAGCAGAAACAGAAGGCCCAGGAGGAGTTAAGTGCCCGCACTCAGCCCCTCCCCTTACCCGATGTGGTACCCGACGGTGACCCTCAGCACGCCCACTATGGCCTCCCCGCCCTCAATGGAGGTCCCGCCCCCCTCGGGGGTGCAAATCACGTCCCCGGCCTGCAGCAGGCCAATCGCAACCATGGACTTCTAGGTGGGGCTCTTGCCAACCTCTTTGTGATTGTAGGCTTTGCGGCATTTGCCTATACAGTCAAGTACGTGCTGAGGAGCATAGCCCAGGAGTGA